One Hevea brasiliensis isolate MT/VB/25A 57/8 chromosome 6, ASM3005281v1, whole genome shotgun sequence genomic window, GTGACACCAGCTTTCTTTAATGGCATAATCAATCAAGCTCCTGCAGGTTGTGCTGGAAAGAACTTCTACTCAAGGGATGCTTTTCTTAAAGCTCTCAATTCATATCCTCAATTTGGAAAATTAGGTTCCGCTGATGATTCTAAACGGGAAGTTGCTGCCTTTTTTGCTCATACCACCCATGAGACTGGATGTAAGTGCATGTCTTTTCtaatttcttttcttgtttttcaTGAACTTTATATATGCTGATGTGTTTTCTGCTTCTTGTTTTCTTTTTCATGTCAGATTTCTGCAACAAAGAGGAGCAAAATGTTCCTGCTAATGAGAACTACTGCGATACAAACTTCCCAGATTATCCATGTACCCCAGGCAAGAGATACTTCGGGCGCGGTCCACTTCAACTAACATGGAACTACAACTACGGAGCAGCTGGTAAAAGCATCGGTTTTGATGGGCTGAACAATCCTGAAATTGTGGCCACAGATCCTGTCATATCATTCAAGACTGCCTTATGGTATTGGATGCAAAATGTCCGCCCTTCTGTGACCCAAGGATTTGGAGCTACAATTAAAGCCATTAATGGTGCTGTTGAATGCAATGGAAAAGAACCTGCCAAAGTTCAAGCTAGAATTGATCTCTACACTAAATATTGTGGCCAATTTGGTGTTTCTCCAGGGGGTAATCTCCAATGCTGAGATACTTTTGTATTGAAGAAGTCAGAATAATAAATGCACGTACGCCAATCCTGCTAGGTTAGTTGATATCCTTATCTAGGAGAAGGTCGAGTTTGAGTTTTCTTATTGGTCAATAGTCATGTCCTGTATTGACTGAATTATTATTATGTGAGGTGGGATTGTAAAAGAGGATGAGTATCCTCCCATTGTATGTGAGCTTGCTGCGCGTGcagataaataatataaatatataataattgcaTCATTTTCTCTAATTAATTTCCCTTTcatcttttatttttcattttttgaaGGGTTTTATTTTCATTCTTAAGAAGTAATAAATGATCATCCAAGGGTTAGCTAAGTAAGTAAGCATGTGTATTCTTCACTTGATTATATTAGAATTTAACTCTTAGACTAGCACCCAATGACAAATCCATGGGATTGACAGGGACCACTGTTCTCCcctagtattttaatttttaatggcgAGTAGATTGAATGTAAGCatacttttaatatttttttctaaaaaaatatttcaataaaagtgtgaaataattatatttatttattcactcaattaaaaaaaataatttatattcctaaaaaaaattaaaaagttattttta contains:
- the LOC131180748 gene encoding endochitinase EP3-like is translated as MPLITFSLTLFRPISLKMLTHNSMMNLLFTITLAIILAGALPKNVMGQGVSVPDLVTPAFFNGIINQAPAGCAGKNFYSRDAFLKALNSYPQFGKLGSADDSKREVAAFFAHTTHETGYFCNKEEQNVPANENYCDTNFPDYPCTPGKRYFGRGPLQLTWNYNYGAAGKSIGFDGLNNPEIVATDPVISFKTALWYWMQNVRPSVTQGFGATIKAINGAVECNGKEPAKVQARIDLYTKYCGQFGVSPGGNLQC